The proteins below come from a single Caulobacter flavus genomic window:
- a CDS encoding PepSY domain-containing protein, producing the protein MANKKKPAIRWPALARKTHKWLALIIGVQALFWMLSGLYMTAVHIDIIHGDALVRPAPVTPIDPSSVRDPSEILSRYPAASTIKLDTQLGAPVFVVGEGKQRTLVDARSGRPLSPLDRAAAEARARAHYAGAGSIVKSDLLSVIPSEIKGRPAPIWRIEFAGRWRPTLYISPQTGELVAKRHDLWRAFDFVWMFHIMDYEARVDVNNLLLRTAAWMAVATSLTGAWLLIFSFRRKRRVRKLA; encoded by the coding sequence ATGGCCAACAAAAAGAAACCGGCGATCCGCTGGCCAGCCCTGGCCCGCAAAACCCACAAATGGCTCGCGCTGATCATTGGCGTTCAAGCGCTCTTCTGGATGCTGAGCGGCCTCTACATGACCGCCGTCCACATCGACATCATCCACGGCGACGCCCTAGTGCGCCCCGCCCCCGTGACGCCGATCGATCCATCCAGCGTGCGCGATCCAAGCGAGATATTGAGTCGCTACCCGGCGGCCAGCACGATCAAGCTCGATACTCAGCTTGGCGCGCCGGTCTTTGTCGTCGGCGAAGGCAAGCAGCGCACACTCGTCGATGCGCGTTCAGGCCGCCCGCTGTCGCCGCTGGATCGCGCGGCCGCCGAGGCACGCGCCCGGGCGCATTACGCCGGCGCGGGTTCAATCGTAAAATCCGATCTGCTCAGCGTCATTCCTAGCGAGATCAAAGGCCGCCCCGCGCCCATCTGGCGGATCGAGTTCGCCGGGCGCTGGCGCCCGACGCTCTACATCTCTCCCCAGACCGGAGAGCTGGTGGCCAAACGCCACGATCTTTGGCGCGCCTTCGACTTCGTGTGGATGTTCCACATCATGGACTACGAGGCACGGGTCGACGTCAACAACCTGCTCCTGCGCACCGCAGCCTGGATGGCGGTGGCCACCTCGCTCACGGGAGCCTGGCTCCTGATCTTCAGCTTCCGTCGCAAGCGCCGTGTGCGCAAACTCGCCTAA
- a CDS encoding PepSY domain-containing protein, whose product MFLIRTLHKWFGLILGLQFLLWSISGAMMAMLDAKKVAAESSERAPPSLARPHTPIALASLAQTLEAPILRARLRPLGEQYVYEIETPIDLRLFDATTGAPVTIDAPRAKALAQGSYAGVGVPTSIQIVEKPSGEVRGVPLPVWRVGFDDLEHTALFVDPRTGSIHHRVNDTTRTWNLFWMIHIMDYPTGASFNHPLIITVATGCLWLALSGFILLFRSFRRQDFAYVLDPIDKLRGR is encoded by the coding sequence GTGTTTCTGATCCGCACCCTGCACAAATGGTTCGGCCTGATCCTTGGACTGCAATTTCTGCTCTGGTCCATAAGCGGGGCGATGATGGCCATGCTCGACGCCAAGAAAGTCGCGGCCGAGAGCAGTGAGCGCGCGCCGCCTTCGCTGGCGCGTCCCCACACGCCCATCGCGCTCGCATCCCTGGCCCAAACCCTCGAGGCGCCCATCCTGCGCGCCCGGCTTCGCCCGCTGGGCGAACAGTATGTCTACGAGATCGAAACGCCGATCGATCTGCGCCTGTTTGATGCGACCACCGGCGCCCCCGTCACCATCGACGCCCCGCGCGCAAAAGCCCTGGCGCAAGGCAGCTATGCCGGCGTTGGCGTCCCGACTTCCATCCAGATCGTCGAAAAGCCCAGCGGCGAAGTCCGCGGCGTGCCGCTGCCGGTCTGGCGGGTCGGATTTGATGACCTTGAGCATACCGCGCTCTTTGTCGATCCGCGCACGGGATCGATCCATCACCGGGTCAACGACACCACCCGAACCTGGAACCTCTTTTGGATGATCCACATCATGGACTACCCCACGGGCGCCAGCTTCAATCACCCCTTGATCATCACCGTCGCCACCGGGTGTCTCTGGCTGGCCCTGAGCGGTTTCATCCTGCTGTTCCGCAGCTTCCGCCGGCAGGATTTCGCCTATGTCCTGGACCCCATCGACAAGCTGCGAGGTCGCTGA
- the hutC gene encoding histidine utilization repressor, which translates to MPAPPASLSASAESLHGRIKADIAEKILSGAWPPGHRIPAEHELMRRFDCSRMTVSKALSKLVDSGLIVRRRRMGTFVSRPRIHSAVLDIPDIQAEVRARGQVYAYILLSRRIRPVTRREALEFDLPETCEVLLLSCLHKANDRPFALEERLISLDAVPEAQGVEFAVMPPGTWLLRTVPWTEAEHRISAVAPTRAVAQALHQDSTSACLRLDRRTWRSGAGVTHVSLLFPGDAFDLVARFTPNSAHP; encoded by the coding sequence ATGCCCGCTCCGCCCGCTTCCTTGTCCGCCTCGGCCGAAAGCCTTCACGGGCGCATCAAGGCCGATATCGCCGAGAAGATCCTCTCGGGCGCCTGGCCGCCAGGGCACCGCATACCGGCCGAGCACGAACTCATGCGCCGGTTCGACTGCTCGCGGATGACGGTCAGCAAGGCCCTGTCCAAGCTCGTCGACAGCGGCCTGATCGTCCGCAGGCGTCGCATGGGCACCTTCGTCTCCAGACCCAGGATCCATTCCGCCGTCCTGGATATTCCCGACATCCAGGCCGAGGTGCGCGCTCGCGGACAGGTCTACGCGTACATCCTGCTTAGCCGCCGCATTCGGCCCGTCACGCGGCGGGAGGCTCTCGAATTCGACCTTCCCGAGACCTGCGAGGTCCTGCTGCTTAGCTGCCTGCACAAGGCCAATGATCGTCCGTTCGCCCTGGAAGAGCGGCTGATCAGCCTGGACGCCGTGCCCGAAGCGCAAGGCGTGGAGTTTGCCGTCATGCCCCCAGGCACCTGGCTGCTGCGAACGGTCCCATGGACGGAGGCCGAGCACCGCATCAGCGCGGTGGCGCCGACCAGAGCCGTAGCCCAGGCGCTGCACCAGGATTCGACGAGCGCCTGCTTGCGCCTGGATCGCCGCACCTGGCGCTCGGGCGCGGGCGTGACCCATGTCAGCCTGCTCTTTCCAGGCGACGCTTTTGATCTGGTCGCACGCTTCACCCCAAACTCGGCTCATCCCTGA
- the copC gene encoding copper homeostasis periplasmic binding protein CopC codes for MSLRYTSLIAAAAMTLIAGQASAHAKLVTSNPAADATIAAPSTIILTFNETLVPAFTSFELAKASGGAVKVKTTVAADKKTVTGVPAGKLSPGVYKVSWHAAASGDGHRMEGFFNFTVK; via the coding sequence ATGTCCCTGCGCTACACCTCGCTGATCGCCGCCGCGGCGATGACCCTCATCGCCGGCCAAGCCAGCGCCCACGCCAAGCTGGTGACGTCCAATCCGGCGGCCGACGCCACCATCGCCGCCCCCAGCACCATCATCCTGACCTTCAACGAAACCCTGGTGCCGGCCTTCACCTCGTTCGAACTGGCCAAGGCCAGCGGCGGCGCCGTGAAGGTCAAAACCACCGTGGCGGCCGACAAGAAAACGGTCACCGGCGTCCCCGCCGGCAAGCTCTCGCCGGGCGTCTACAAGGTCAGCTGGCACGCGGCCGCCTCGGGTGATGGGCACCGTATGGAAGGTTTCTTCAACTTCACCGTGAAGTAA
- the copD gene encoding copper homeostasis membrane protein CopD encodes MEPIVDVLRLAQFAAAFVLTGGALFALRSLPAHGPVSASALGWPRTLLIQSGAALALLSVAGLIAQTAIVAGSLATVFEPETVKAVLTSMDMGPASVIRALSALLAAVALLFMPSRAGFAAALALGLIATASFAWMGHGAASEGPGAMLHLIADIVHLVAAAAWIGALAIFARMAFERRRSPENTQAFHNALEGFAGLGSVIVALLIGTGLVNSWFLVGPAGLPELVTTPYGKLLLLKLGLFIAMLGLAGANRLHLTPALKAAKDDPARTAAAIAALRSSLILEAGAAIAVLAAVAWLGRMSPITGP; translated from the coding sequence ATGGAACCGATTGTCGACGTTCTACGGCTCGCCCAGTTCGCGGCCGCATTCGTCCTCACCGGCGGAGCGCTTTTTGCGCTCCGCTCCCTTCCCGCCCATGGCCCCGTGAGCGCCTCGGCGCTCGGATGGCCGCGAACCCTGCTGATCCAATCGGGCGCCGCGCTGGCGCTACTGTCCGTGGCCGGGCTCATAGCCCAAACCGCCATAGTCGCCGGATCCCTGGCTACGGTCTTCGAGCCTGAGACCGTCAAAGCCGTCCTCACCAGCATGGACATGGGTCCAGCCTCGGTCATTCGCGCCCTGTCGGCGCTGCTTGCCGCCGTCGCCCTCTTGTTCATGCCCTCCCGAGCCGGCTTTGCCGCGGCCCTGGCGCTTGGTCTCATCGCCACGGCCAGCTTCGCCTGGATGGGCCATGGCGCAGCTAGCGAAGGCCCGGGGGCGATGCTGCATCTCATTGCCGATATCGTTCACCTCGTCGCCGCGGCGGCCTGGATCGGCGCCCTGGCGATCTTCGCCCGCATGGCGTTTGAACGGCGCCGCTCGCCCGAAAACACCCAGGCGTTTCACAACGCCCTGGAGGGCTTTGCGGGTCTTGGATCGGTCATTGTCGCGCTGCTGATCGGGACCGGGCTGGTCAATAGCTGGTTCCTCGTCGGCCCGGCGGGCCTGCCGGAACTCGTAACCACGCCTTACGGCAAACTTCTGCTGCTGAAGCTTGGCCTTTTCATCGCCATGCTCGGCCTGGCCGGCGCCAACCGCCTCCACCTGACCCCTGCGCTCAAGGCGGCAAAAGACGATCCGGCGCGCACCGCAGCGGCCATCGCGGCCCTGCGCAGCAGCCTGATCCTGGAGGCCGGCGCGGCCATCGCCGTCCTGGCCGCCGTCGCCTGGCTTGGCCGCATGAGCCCGATCACGGGCCCATGA
- a CDS encoding acyltransferase family protein, whose product MAVASLRLSDLVIWPALAALIFFLAEAAKGSVQGVMSARPLVYLGEVSYAVYMTHLPIDIAYFHLLDRLSPGLTGGRAWLAWIGVFGVCLVVSMAVYHLVERPARDWLRARDPFARRPVGEADAEPVI is encoded by the coding sequence GTGGCGGTGGCGAGCTTGAGGCTCAGCGATCTGGTGATTTGGCCAGCTCTGGCGGCCTTGATCTTTTTCCTGGCCGAGGCCGCCAAGGGATCGGTTCAGGGCGTGATGTCGGCCCGGCCGCTCGTCTATCTGGGCGAGGTTTCCTATGCGGTCTACATGACGCACTTGCCGATCGACATCGCCTATTTTCACTTGCTGGACCGTCTCTCGCCCGGCTTGACCGGGGGCAGGGCCTGGCTGGCCTGGATCGGGGTGTTTGGCGTGTGTCTGGTCGTGTCGATGGCTGTGTATCATCTGGTGGAGCGACCTGCCCGGGACTGGCTGCGGGCCCGGGACCCGTTCGCGCGGCGTCCGGTCGGCGAGGCCGACGCCGAGCCCGTCATTTGA
- a CDS encoding RNA polymerase sigma factor — protein sequence MTEPSKADDDSALARRAAEGDERAFSQLMRRHKGALFVFARRHVGDADAALDVVQETFVAAWRALGRYDPARPFPAWLRAIALNKCRDRGRRLLVRRLVMGERSIDAPGSPDYADAGPGPETTMLEAQEAGRLEAAIASLPTNLKEPLILTYLDGFSQQEAAKILDVSIKTIETRAYRARKRLAELLGEH from the coding sequence GTGACCGAGCCGAGCAAGGCGGACGACGACAGCGCGTTAGCGCGTCGCGCCGCCGAAGGAGATGAACGAGCGTTCAGCCAGTTGATGCGCCGCCACAAGGGGGCGCTGTTTGTGTTTGCGCGCCGCCATGTCGGCGACGCCGACGCCGCGCTAGATGTCGTCCAGGAGACCTTCGTTGCGGCCTGGAGAGCGCTTGGACGCTACGACCCGGCGCGGCCGTTTCCTGCCTGGCTGCGCGCTATTGCGCTCAACAAGTGTCGCGATCGAGGGCGCCGACTGCTGGTTCGCCGTCTGGTGATGGGAGAGCGCTCGATCGATGCGCCCGGTTCGCCAGACTACGCCGACGCGGGGCCTGGCCCTGAGACGACGATGCTGGAGGCGCAGGAGGCCGGTCGGCTCGAGGCGGCGATCGCGAGCCTGCCGACCAACCTGAAGGAGCCGTTGATCCTGACCTATCTTGATGGGTTTTCTCAGCAGGAAGCGGCCAAGATCCTCGACGTCAGCATCAAGACGATCGAGACCCGCGCCTACCGCGCGCGCAAGCGCCTAGCCGAGTTGCTCGGCGAACACTGA
- a CDS encoding periplasmic heavy metal sensor has product MPSFSRGAALTVVLALVAGLLGGWLGTTRLLDRRAPGSVHEIVHHELKLSPDQEKRLEVLEQDFSVRRKAREAELRAANAQLAAAIQSKHSYSPEVVAAVERFHVAMGELQKETVQHVLEMRTVLTPEQAKTFDRRVTEALTNDAT; this is encoded by the coding sequence ATGCCGAGCTTTTCACGCGGCGCCGCGCTGACGGTGGTTTTGGCTCTGGTCGCGGGTCTGTTGGGCGGCTGGCTTGGGACCACCCGCCTGCTGGATCGGCGCGCGCCCGGCTCGGTGCATGAGATCGTCCACCATGAACTAAAGCTCAGCCCCGATCAGGAAAAGCGCCTGGAGGTGCTGGAACAGGATTTCTCGGTTCGGCGCAAAGCGCGTGAGGCCGAGTTGCGGGCGGCCAATGCTCAGCTGGCCGCCGCCATTCAGAGCAAGCACAGCTACTCGCCGGAGGTCGTTGCTGCGGTCGAGCGCTTCCACGTGGCGATGGGGGAGCTGCAAAAGGAGACTGTGCAGCACGTTTTGGAAATGCGTACGGTGCTGACGCCTGAACAGGCCAAGACCTTCGATCGTCGTGTCACCGAAGCTCTGACGAACGACGCGACGTGA
- a CDS encoding CHAT domain-containing protein produces the protein MPPRDPLKISYVLVLPETDGDDTSPFQGFSAGWTGLIGFVEQLATLPADIAENKAPIDGLISQRMGGARMLSWTPVNIDALEQIPARLLGYFVVAFTADPATAARVEAWRAHQTIKPLHVSSTKVEGAVAADEFDEERLVAHLRQVLQTHGDQLDERRRIFAAAMLDDYVMRAPEPSGLKMDGHNMLLGDQMSLTRAGRSFEEGEPFQGRAETDYDTKTLETLRAVFAARDRAGLDNMHRLILVHPELWLVEPALFRWAYQRIDWRKAPDRASAEVVKMLQQQSGFLMTSPDLEQFFASAAAQETLRVRQGELHLFMATVGLAAASTTSAVMRLRPAVNRVYPLLSAYARSVRSNKAESKHKARRLFGEIQEALSQAVGPERMAFLDNEVTGPVKIVADPPIEWLPIRGLPLMLRHQCSRINATPGNLMIGELATNQPTTVAPQTVQDILVVSSFLPHDPLRNVMAKALEAMAPQLDRLKIKHVHISTVEAFEAELNAFTGAVMVFDGHGWLDDGHGVSTLMIGDTPLDVWSLRGRVRPPPIVLLSACDTHGADAASHATVGNGFLAMGSLTVMATLLPVGGQEAAQFIARFLYRLAAFIPDALAARHRVLNWTEIVTGMQRMIVTSEILDGLVNKADGPFTARGRIQSAANLNINTGKPDWYERLLADIARHRGETVEAVTTLAERVVARSEAIRYIQLGHPENILIDDGGIHAAVVPEPLRDIGAIGVDPAYPARREEDGAPAQDA, from the coding sequence GTGCCGCCCAGAGACCCGCTCAAGATCAGCTATGTTCTCGTCCTGCCCGAAACCGACGGGGACGACACCTCTCCGTTCCAAGGCTTTTCCGCCGGCTGGACCGGCTTGATCGGATTTGTCGAACAGCTCGCAACGCTGCCGGCCGACATCGCCGAGAACAAAGCCCCGATCGATGGCTTGATCTCCCAACGCATGGGCGGCGCACGCATGCTGTCCTGGACGCCGGTGAACATCGACGCGCTCGAGCAGATTCCCGCGCGCCTGCTCGGCTACTTCGTCGTCGCTTTTACCGCAGACCCCGCGACCGCCGCCCGTGTCGAAGCCTGGCGCGCCCATCAGACGATCAAACCTCTCCATGTGAGCTCAACCAAGGTCGAAGGCGCGGTCGCGGCCGATGAGTTCGACGAGGAGCGCCTGGTGGCGCACCTGCGCCAGGTGCTCCAGACGCATGGCGATCAGCTCGACGAGCGCCGGCGTATCTTCGCCGCCGCCATGCTCGACGACTACGTCATGCGCGCGCCCGAGCCGTCGGGTCTGAAGATGGATGGCCACAACATGCTGCTCGGAGACCAGATGTCCCTGACCCGGGCCGGCCGCAGCTTCGAGGAAGGCGAGCCCTTCCAAGGACGCGCCGAGACCGACTACGACACCAAGACCCTGGAAACTCTTCGCGCGGTGTTCGCCGCTCGCGATCGCGCCGGCCTCGACAATATGCACCGGCTGATCCTGGTCCACCCGGAGCTGTGGCTGGTCGAGCCGGCGCTGTTTCGCTGGGCCTATCAGCGCATCGACTGGCGCAAGGCGCCCGACCGGGCCTCGGCCGAGGTCGTCAAAATGCTCCAGCAGCAGTCCGGCTTTCTGATGACGAGCCCTGACCTGGAACAGTTCTTCGCCTCAGCCGCAGCCCAGGAGACCCTGCGGGTTCGCCAGGGCGAGCTTCACCTCTTCATGGCGACGGTCGGCCTGGCGGCGGCATCGACGACCTCGGCGGTCATGCGGCTGCGACCAGCGGTCAATCGCGTCTACCCCCTGCTGTCGGCCTATGCCCGTAGCGTGCGATCCAACAAGGCCGAGTCCAAGCACAAGGCCCGGCGCCTGTTCGGGGAGATCCAGGAAGCGCTCAGCCAAGCCGTGGGCCCAGAGCGCATGGCGTTCCTCGACAACGAAGTCACAGGCCCGGTGAAGATCGTCGCCGATCCGCCGATCGAATGGCTGCCGATCCGCGGCCTGCCACTGATGCTGCGCCACCAGTGCTCGCGCATCAACGCCACCCCCGGCAATCTGATGATCGGCGAGCTCGCCACCAATCAGCCCACGACCGTCGCGCCCCAGACCGTCCAGGACATCCTCGTCGTCTCCTCGTTCCTGCCGCACGACCCCTTGCGCAACGTGATGGCCAAGGCCCTTGAGGCGATGGCTCCCCAGCTTGACAGGCTCAAAATCAAGCATGTCCACATCTCGACGGTCGAGGCGTTCGAAGCCGAACTCAACGCCTTCACGGGCGCGGTGATGGTGTTCGACGGTCACGGCTGGCTCGACGACGGCCATGGCGTCAGCACCCTGATGATCGGCGACACCCCGCTCGACGTCTGGAGCCTACGCGGTCGCGTGCGTCCCCCGCCGATCGTGCTCCTCAGCGCCTGCGACACCCATGGCGCCGATGCGGCCTCGCACGCCACCGTCGGCAACGGCTTCCTGGCCATGGGCTCGCTCACGGTCATGGCGACCCTGCTGCCCGTGGGCGGGCAGGAAGCGGCCCAATTCATCGCTCGCTTTCTCTATCGGCTCGCCGCGTTCATTCCCGACGCCCTGGCGGCCCGTCACCGCGTCCTCAACTGGACAGAGATCGTCACGGGCATGCAGCGGATGATCGTCACCAGCGAGATCCTCGATGGGCTAGTCAACAAGGCCGACGGTCCTTTTACGGCCAGAGGCCGCATCCAGTCCGCCGCCAACCTGAACATCAACACCGGCAAGCCCGACTGGTACGAACGCCTGCTGGCCGACATCGCCAGACATCGCGGCGAAACCGTGGAAGCCGTCACTACCCTGGCTGAGCGGGTCGTCGCCCGTAGCGAGGCGATCCGCTACATCCAGCTTGGTCACCCCGAGAACATCCTGATCGACGATGGCGGCATCCACGCCGCCGTCGTGCCCGAACCCCTCAGGGACATCGGCGCCATCGGCGTGGATCCCGCCTATCCGGCCCGGCGCGAGGAGGACGGCGCACCTGCGCAAGACGCATAA
- a CDS encoding copper resistance protein CopC gives MTYRSTVAAAAALILGAALATAASAEIKLVQSAPAANTVVATTKSVSLTFSEKLAPGANLQLSMPEHGMKMGMKTTVSPDGMTLIGTPESALTSGGYKVAWTAAGADGKKMAGQVSFKVN, from the coding sequence ATGACCTATCGCTCCACCGTCGCGGCCGCCGCCGCTCTGATCCTCGGTGCCGCGCTCGCCACCGCCGCCAGCGCCGAAATCAAGCTCGTCCAGTCCGCCCCCGCCGCCAACACCGTGGTGGCGACGACCAAGTCCGTCAGCCTGACCTTCAGCGAAAAGCTGGCGCCCGGCGCCAACCTGCAGCTCTCCATGCCCGAGCACGGCATGAAGATGGGCATGAAGACCACCGTCTCGCCCGACGGCATGACCCTGATCGGCACGCCCGAAAGCGCGCTGACCAGCGGTGGCTACAAGGTCGCCTGGACGGCCGCCGGCGCCGACGGCAAGAAGATGGCCGGCCAGGTCAGCTTCAAGGTCAACTAA
- a CDS encoding copper resistance protein B, which yields MNRLLMLALAPAAIAAPAMAQDHSGHDMSSMPGMSSSAAKPAKPAKPAKPAQAAKPAAAAPAQGHSGHDMSSMPGMSPSATAQPAKPDQAAQPAAAAPAQDHSGHDMSGMPGMAPAVDPHAGHATAADAGAMSEEQGPLPVSDDPVAIPEPPKDFAADKVFGTAAMARSRQVLALEHGGARVSQLRANILEWAPQSGKDGYRWDVEGWYGGDINRVVVKTEADGLFGGKLEKGEVQLLYSRAVARYTDVQVGVRQDIGEGASRTYLTAAFDTMLPYWFEIEGAAFLSDKGDAFARLEGSYDLRLTQRLVLQPRAELEFAAQDVPRQGVAAGLTDGEFGLRLRYEIRREFAPYIGVSHERQFGGTADLAKALGRSTRDTTFVVGLRAWF from the coding sequence ATGAACCGGCTCCTGATGCTCGCCCTGGCGCCCGCCGCCATCGCCGCTCCCGCCATGGCGCAAGACCACTCCGGTCACGACATGTCGTCCATGCCGGGAATGTCGTCGTCGGCGGCCAAGCCGGCCAAGCCCGCCAAGCCCGCCAAACCCGCACAGGCCGCCAAGCCGGCGGCCGCAGCGCCGGCGCAGGGCCATTCAGGTCACGACATGTCGTCCATGCCCGGAATGTCGCCGTCGGCCACGGCCCAGCCGGCTAAGCCGGACCAGGCCGCCCAGCCGGCTGCAGCGGCGCCTGCGCAGGACCATTCAGGTCACGATATGTCGGGCATGCCCGGCATGGCGCCGGCCGTCGACCCTCATGCGGGCCACGCCACGGCTGCGGATGCTGGTGCGATGTCCGAAGAGCAGGGGCCATTGCCGGTATCGGATGATCCGGTGGCCATCCCCGAGCCGCCCAAGGACTTTGCTGCCGACAAGGTCTTTGGCACGGCCGCCATGGCTCGAAGCCGCCAAGTGCTGGCTCTCGAGCACGGCGGCGCGCGAGTGTCTCAGCTGCGCGCCAACATTCTGGAATGGGCGCCTCAGTCGGGCAAGGACGGCTATCGTTGGGATGTCGAGGGCTGGTACGGCGGCGACATCAACCGGGTCGTCGTCAAGACGGAGGCCGATGGCCTGTTCGGCGGCAAGCTTGAGAAGGGCGAGGTTCAGCTCCTCTATTCCCGAGCGGTCGCCCGCTACACCGACGTTCAAGTCGGTGTTCGTCAAGACATCGGGGAGGGCGCCTCGCGCACCTATCTGACTGCGGCTTTCGATACGATGTTGCCGTACTGGTTCGAGATCGAGGGCGCAGCGTTCCTGTCCGACAAGGGCGACGCCTTCGCGCGGCTCGAAGGCAGCTACGATCTGCGGCTGACTCAGCGGCTGGTCTTGCAGCCTCGCGCCGAGCTGGAGTTCGCGGCGCAAGACGTGCCTCGTCAGGGCGTGGCGGCGGGGCTGACCGATGGCGAGTTTGGCCTGCGGCTGCGCTATGAGATCCGTCGGGAGTTTGCGCCCTATATCGGCGTTTCGCACGAGCGGCAGTTCGGTGGAACCGCTGATCTGGCCAAGGCGCTTGGTCGTTCCACGCGAGACACGACCTTCGTGGTCGGTTTGCGAGCCTGGTTCTAA
- a CDS encoding copper resistance system multicopper oxidase, protein MPPRPLVLDRRAILRGAALLGGGAAVTALLPAWARSATPGIASTLPTLSGETIKLTVGRTPIRIDGKMAHAVTINGTVPGPLLRLKEGQRVRIEVTNTLDEDTSIHWHGLLVPPEMDGVPGVSFPGIAPGETFVYEFPVIQSGTYWYHSHSGLQEPVGHYAPIVIEPAGADPVVADREHVIVLSDHSDMHPHMVFTRLKQMGGAFNYQKQTVAGLLAGKDQTLAERREWAKMLMDPTDISDITGAVQTYLVNGHGPKDNWTALFTPGERVRLRFINAAAQMVFNVRIPGLKLTVVAADGQNVRPVEVDEFQIGNAETYDVIVTPTQDKAFTIVAESVDRSGMGRATLAPRAGMSADVPPLRQRPLATMRDMGMDMSSMGGGDMAGMDHGSMAGMDHAAMGHGAMAKAAKPAPGMAPPRARGSDVMGDMSGMSGMNMSMLNPDNAPNVPLGPGVQMLAPMPIDRTGDTGQGLESVGHRVLVYRDLVALEPNPDPRPPGRELEIHLTGNMERFMWGFDGKRYSDHPAPYAFTKGERVRVTLINDTMMAHPIHLHGHFFELAFGPRGHQPRKHTVIVAPGGKVSWDFTAEPGDWAMHCHMLYHMHAGMFQVFAVRPLDGGAQ, encoded by the coding sequence ATGCCCCCGCGTCCCCTTGTTCTTGACCGCCGCGCCATACTCCGTGGAGCGGCGTTGCTGGGCGGCGGTGCGGCCGTCACCGCGCTTTTGCCGGCCTGGGCCCGCAGCGCCACGCCTGGCATCGCATCCACCCTCCCGACCCTGTCGGGCGAGACCATCAAGCTCACGGTCGGGCGCACGCCGATCCGCATCGACGGCAAGATGGCCCACGCGGTGACCATCAACGGCACGGTGCCTGGGCCTCTGCTGCGTCTGAAGGAAGGTCAGCGGGTTCGGATCGAGGTGACCAACACGCTCGACGAGGATACCTCGATCCACTGGCACGGCCTGCTGGTCCCGCCGGAGATGGACGGTGTGCCGGGCGTCAGCTTTCCAGGCATCGCGCCGGGTGAGACCTTTGTCTACGAGTTCCCGGTCATCCAGTCGGGGACCTACTGGTACCACAGCCACTCGGGCCTGCAGGAACCTGTGGGTCACTACGCGCCGATCGTGATCGAGCCGGCGGGCGCTGATCCGGTGGTGGCGGACCGCGAGCATGTCATCGTGCTGTCGGACCACAGCGACATGCACCCGCACATGGTGTTCACCCGGCTCAAGCAGATGGGCGGGGCCTTTAACTACCAAAAGCAAACCGTCGCGGGCCTTCTGGCCGGCAAGGACCAGACCCTGGCCGAGCGCCGGGAGTGGGCCAAGATGCTGATGGACCCCACCGACATTTCCGACATCACCGGGGCGGTGCAGACCTACCTGGTCAACGGCCATGGGCCCAAGGACAACTGGACGGCGCTGTTCACGCCGGGCGAACGGGTTCGCCTGCGGTTCATCAACGCCGCGGCCCAGATGGTTTTCAACGTGCGGATCCCGGGTCTGAAGCTGACGGTGGTCGCCGCCGACGGCCAGAACGTGCGGCCCGTCGAGGTCGATGAGTTCCAGATCGGCAACGCCGAGACCTACGACGTCATCGTCACGCCGACGCAAGACAAGGCCTTCACCATCGTCGCCGAGAGCGTCGACCGTTCGGGCATGGGCCGGGCTACCTTGGCGCCGCGCGCGGGAATGAGCGCCGATGTGCCGCCGTTGCGCCAGCGTCCGCTGGCGACCATGCGCGACATGGGCATGGACATGAGCAGCATGGGCGGTGGCGACATGGCCGGGATGGACCATGGGTCCATGGCTGGCATGGACCATGCGGCCATGGGGCACGGCGCGATGGCCAAGGCGGCCAAACCCGCGCCGGGCATGGCGCCGCCCCGGGCGCGGGGTTCGGACGTGATGGGCGACATGTCGGGGATGTCCGGCATGAACATGTCGATGCTCAATCCCGACAACGCGCCCAATGTACCGCTAGGCCCGGGCGTACAGATGCTTGCGCCCATGCCGATCGACCGCACGGGCGACACCGGCCAGGGCCTGGAGAGCGTCGGCCATCGGGTTCTGGTCTATCGTGATCTGGTGGCGCTCGAGCCCAACCCTGATCCAAGGCCGCCTGGGCGGGAGCTGGAAATCCATCTCACGGGCAACATGGAGCGGTTCATGTGGGGGTTCGATGGCAAGCGCTATTCGGACCATCCGGCGCCTTACGCCTTCACCAAGGGCGAGCGGGTCCGCGTGACCCTGATCAACGACACGATGATGGCCCACCCGATTCACCTGCACGGCCACTTCTTCGAACTGGCGTTCGGTCCGCGTGGTCATCAGCCGCGCAAGCATACGGTGATCGTCGCGCCCGGCGGCAAGGTGAGCTGGGACTTCACGGCCGAGCCCGGCGACTGGGCCATGCACTGCCACATGCTCTATCACATGCACGCCGGCATGTTTCAGGTGTTCGCGGTTCGCCCGCTGGATGGAGGCGCCCAATGA